The Solanum pennellii chromosome 4, SPENNV200 genomic interval TTTAAAAGTCTTTGCTTGCAAAACTTTTATCCTATAAATTGAGTtttattttagttgaaaaagaGAAGCATGTCCAAAAAAAATACTTTCCCTTGAAAACACTTGTGAGACATTAATCAGAAGGTGAAATCACCAATTCAAGAATAGAAGAGCAACATTCTTGAATGCTACTTGTTTTGTGGCTTAGTTGAATCTCGAAGATAaagttgttatttattcttccGATTGCTCGTGGGAGAGACTCCAACTATCTTCAAGAAATGTATTAACGTGCCTCTAAGCCAAGCAAGTTTTGTTTTTTGGATTCCTTGtatcattcttgttcatttgttctGACACCTACAAAATTAGAATATTGCTAGgatgaaacaaaaagaaaagatactTATTGCAGTATCTCCAATGAACATATGAAATCAGAAAGATGATAGGCTAGATTGTAGAATGATTAACATCTGATAAAGAGAATATACACAATATATTATAGTAAATGAGACTCTTTGTTTCCCTCCTCTGTTATGCCTTTTCATTTGCATCATTTTAATATGTCTTCATTATTATAGGATAGATTTACTGAAGGTTGAAACTATATAATTGTACAATATAATTaagatattattaattaaaaattttatatgtaatattaaaaaataactccAAGAAATTGaacatattacaaaaaattaatttccattaaaataatttatttacatattaGAGTATCAAAATAAGAATTAAGGAGACATAAATCAACACAGgtaaataaattaacaattaattaatttataaataggGCTAAGagataaacttcaaaatttcaaaactattttttttaaaaaaaaaaaaaaggaaaatgtgCCTTAAGAtaattaaactttattatatactttatatactaatattttaCTAATAAGCAATTAGATGATTTTTACAATTTCAATTTAAGGATAGGGATAAGATAGTAATccaaattttcccttttaattttagactatgtattaaattattaaatgtgATTAACTTTCAAgacttttcaattttaaaattaagagtGGTTACGTTAAGActataaaataattagtaatttatttattaatatttaattactttgatTGTGATTTAATATAGGGGCaaaatgataattcaactttagcTCTATGACGGGTATGaattcttataaattatttttactaatgaCAACGtaactagaaaaaaaaagtaactgaCAATTATCTCTGACTCTTCATAGAAAGATAGTGAAAAGATAAATCTAATAATTGTAGAACTTTCTGTACaagttttttacttttttaacttGCTCATGTTGCAagtcaaaataaaattgatgttATTCTATATATATCTTAATTCATCCGACTAAGTGATGtggttttgtattttataaactTTATAAACGGCATAACATATTCCATAACTTGTAAGCTATTAAAGTAGTTTTCCACCTTGCGATGTGCGGGTTGTTTACCTAATAATTGATGATATTGAAAgacaaatatgatatttttcagTAAAACAAAAATGTGacaaatgataataatatgagaGTTATTAGTTTGACAAAGTCTATGAATGACTCAATTGTAACTCTCTTTAATTATCATGTCTCTAACCAGAACATATTTCCAAACAAAATCAATGACTGATTATCATAATTAAGCATTAAATTACCTGTCACCAGTTAACGTCaatccaaaataaaaattcagTTCATGTATTGCTTAACATTATTTAGATATcttcatacatacatatcatttccCGGGTGCTAGAAGAAATGACAGACAAATCCTTCtgaaacaaaattaaaacaaagcaATCAAGGTCTATCGTTATACCTTTTTGTCTGGCATTATTTTAGGACAAAAGTGAGCTCGAAATGAATAAGAATGAACACAAGCTCGTCTAAACTGTTTAATCTGTACAATTATATGATTTGGGTTCCAACTTCAAATCTAGCTTTGAGAAAAACAAGGACCAAATAAAAGATTGCTTGCTGCCAAACAGCAGGGTGTTTGGCTCCCGAAATCCATTACAAATTTACAGTAGCTTGGTCCAGGATCCTAAGAACGGGAAAACAGCAATTAGCAGTCTCAATACAAATGGAGTTCCTCTCCTTCCGATTCTCTTGCTCAATTTACCATCAGTCCATTGTTTTGGTTCAGCCAGACTCTGATTGAGGGACTTTTCCTGATGTCCTTCCATCCCATGATTGTCTAGTTCATCCCAACCACCAAAATTTAGAGTGCTTCCTGATTTTTTTCTATCTGGTGCACCATTTGAGGACTGATAATCTCGAACCTTGCCATTTCGAGTATTTACTCCTTTTCCCATTGTTGTTCCAGGGTTGCTCGCTGCTCTAGCACAGcgtcttttctttttcttgtaacTGGATCGTGGACCTTCATCGGACCATCCCCAGATGGCATCCATCACTAATGAAAGAGCAGACTGTGCCAAAGGAAGTGCTAATGCCATGATAATAGTATTTGTGCCTGTTCCAAGTACTACTGACATAATAATAGCTGGAAGCATCCAACCAAAGGCTCTCAGCACCTGCATCAGACCATAAGACAATTATACTTATAATAGTCGGCAAAAATGGAGGTTTTATAAGCAAGCATTAATAAATCGAATTTTCCACTGGTCACAAAAATACAAGCCAACAGATTAAAACACTCAATATATTTCACATATTTAGATGATCTTTGAAACCTAATGAACATAAAAGGGTGAAATTTTGTCGTTACCAGGTGATCCCCAGCAATATTTCTACTTTAATTCAGTCTAATAGCTCGTATGTAGATAGAAAATGCTAAATTATGTGATCTCAGTGTCATCATCATCTCTTCCAATAGATATGACATAAAAGAGTTTCCAGTTTCGTAAACTGATGCTTTTCTAGAAAGAGCAGAAAATATGTAAGGTACAGGTGGCAGAGCTGCAAATGAGTTCGATAAAAACAAgctttatcaaaagaaaaagtgaaaataCATAAGTAGCACCTCAAACTTACTTTGATAACTCGGCTACATGCCTTAACTTTACGGGTGTTTCTTTACCATATTCTAGTTTAAAGTGAAACAAACCCAGATTAATGTACAAGAGAGATACACGTGTGAAACGTGCCCGACATGTGTATAAGatcattttaaaaactttacGGGTGTTTCTTTACCATATTCTAGTTTAAAGTGAAACAAACCCAGATTGATGTACAAGAGTAATACACGTGTGAAACGTGCCTGACATGTGTATAagatcatttttaaaattatttttattattgttcattttactattattattattgtttttccGTTCTTCCTTCCTTATTCTTTCCCTACTCTTTTTCTCTACATCCATGGCTATGAGTTGCATTTTCATGGCGTAGTTTTTCAGTAATCAAATCCATAACACAGACACTGCTCACAATTCAAAGGGCTTCTCAACAAGATAGACCATTGTATAGAGGAAATCAAGGTCATCCGAATTCAATTTTCCGGTGAAGGTTGTTCGGTTTCAATCTCTACTTTTGGATCTTGGATTCCGATTTGTAAGGGGTAAGATTTGAGGAAGGTGATTTAATCAGTGTTTTACAAAGGAAACATAGACATTGTCCACTTTATGGGGAAACAATGGTGATAGCAAACAACTTTTCTGCCAACCAAACTCACATCTGTATTGTCTAAGAAACAAATTTGAACTtccatttataataatataatattaaaccCATTAATCAATTTTCTGTACAAAGAAAACGAGAATGACGTAGATGAGGGAAAAGATGTCGAGGGAGATGGTCCGCGTCAGAAAATCCTG includes:
- the LOC107018061 gene encoding uncharacterized protein LOC107018061: MGSEVLQFLTSPILFNPLSSPLRYRFPLNSSTSNSTRCVPTSSGRREGAGGRWHRNRKRPKDYQGFSWDDEIRANDKGEEFGFGGSTKQRIWWSCDPSTWGDEYDIEDEEAGIDGFMSMEGSIGFSWVMKVLRAFGWMLPAIIMSVVLGTGTNTIIMALALPLAQSALSLVMDAIWGWSDEGPRSSYKKKKRRCARAASNPGTTMGKGVNTRNGKVRDYQSSNGAPDRKKSGSTLNFGGWDELDNHGMEGHQEKSLNQSLAEPKQWTDGKLSKRIGRRGTPFVLRLLIAVFPFLGSWTKLL